One part of the Amaranthus tricolor cultivar Red isolate AtriRed21 chromosome 16, ASM2621246v1, whole genome shotgun sequence genome encodes these proteins:
- the LOC130802484 gene encoding uncharacterized protein LOC130802484 has product MAKQLPQWLHSYLIEFDNKRRTTRENALNSLVNALISSPKHEFVEGNHITICHNCLTRLTSKKKGSNKFSKSEICQSVRAISLLVINLVHQDAAHQVFDECLSVLSDALVNFKSHEIDVILEVLWCFGIVGFLGSCNSMEIEKIMLLIWDFLNPNNNNNNNLESSVLGAAIDTWVFLLSGVQRQNLSMKFWKKGISYFSELLMKRKDCGNIDNDNEDVVLAATNALGLIFHIDVIHKFSDKSKEGEDYSSLKEEIFEKIKRNLDGMKFCNLSQIIQVKFMKKILGKEGLRNHMDNNENFHRLFEPLSNNKGKKAADNVVDDAPEREEVVHKYFQHKFKSLNAESDELLTYVSEKEKKVKHRLGKSANSSLNKARTLLLNKQRKAVNQFSIESELYD; this is encoded by the coding sequence ATGGCGAAGCAACTACCTCAATGGCTACACTCATATCTCATTGAATTCGATAACAAACGAAGAACAACAAGAGAAAATGCCTTAAATTCACTTGTCAATGCTCTAATTTCAAGCCCTAAACACGAATTTGTCGAGGGCAATCACATCACAATTTGTCACAATTGTCTTACTCGTCTTACTTCTAAGAAAAAGGGCTCCAATAAATTTTCGAAGTCCGAAATTTGCCAATCTGTTCGTGCTATTTCACTCTTAGTGATTAACCTTGTTCATCAAGATGCTGCACACCAGGTGTTCGATGAATGTCTTTCCGTTCTTTCTGATGCATTAGTCAACTTTAAATCTCATGAAATTGATGTGATTTTAGAGGTATTATGGTGTTTTGGGATTGTGGGTTTTTTAGGGTCTTGCAATTCAATGGAAATTGAAAAGATTATGCTACTGATTTGGGATTTTTtaaaccctaataataataataataataatcttgaatCTTCAGTTTTGGGTGCTGCAATTGATACTTGGGTATTTTTACTTTCTGGGGTTCAAAGACAGAATTTGAGTATGAAGTTTTGGAAAAAGggtatttcttatttttcagaattattgatgaaaagaaaagatTGTGGTAatattgataatgataatgaggATGTTGTTTTGGCTGCTACAAATGCATTGGGTTTAATCTTTCATATTGATGTGATCCACAAATTTTCTGACAAATCCAAGGAAGGGGAAGATTACTCATCATTGAAAGAAGAAAtttttgagaaaataaaaagaaatttagatGGTATGAAATTCTGTAATTTGTCACAAATCATACAAGTTAAGTTCATGAAAAAGATTCTGGGGAAGGAGGGTCTTAGGAATCATATGGATAATAACGAAAACTTTCATCGATTATTCGAGCCATTGTCGAATAACAAGGGCAAGAAAGCTGCTGATAATGTGGTAGATGATGCACCAGAAAGAGAGGAGGTTGTGCACAAGTATTTTCAGCATAAATTTAAGAGTCTAAATGCTGAAAGTGATGAACTTTTGACTTATGTTAGTGAGAAGGAGAAGAAAGTGAAACATAGACTAGGGAAATCAGCTAATTCTTCATTGAATAAGGCCAGGACTTTACTGCTCAATAAGCAAAGAAAAGCTGTGAACCAATTTTCAATTGAAAGTGAGCTCTATGATTAA
- the LOC130802774 gene encoding uncharacterized vacuolar membrane protein YML018C-like isoform X1 has product MNWKYNTGLFLIGTVVVIWVSSAEVTQGIYNAYKQPFAVTYLGASLMVIYLPISFLKDCFYRKMKSSSRSGKLTETVRDPMDILDSPLKYVEQKICSMDLEGAPMKKGSDLNLSLQEEKPFLDESLRKQEKEPTKWDIIRYGLYLAPLWFAVEYLSNAALARTSVASTTVLSSTSGLFTLFIGVLLGEDSLNMAKVVAVFVSMAGVVMTTLGKTWAADESQLSSSSDGERSLLGDLFGLLSAMSYGLFTVLLKKYAGEEGGKVDVQKLFGYIGFFTLVALWWLVWPLTILGIEPKFTIPHSAKTDEVVIANGLIGSVLSDYFWALSVVWTTPLVATLGMSLTIPLAMLADMIIHGRHYSAVYVLGSVQEAIGNKLFIITRVSFGTTYPKPN; this is encoded by the exons atgaattggAAGTATAATACAGGTTTGTTCCTTATAGGAACTGTTGTTGTCATATGGGTTTCCTCTGCTGAAGTTACCCAG GGCATATACAATGCATATAAACAGCCATTTGCAGTGACATATCTTGGAGCATCTCTAATGGTCATTTACCTTCCCATATCCTTTTTGAAGGATTGTTTTTATCGAAAAATGAAAAGTTCATCAAGGAGTGGGAAACTTACAGAAACTGTAAGAGATCCTATGGACATACTGGATTCCCCTCTTAAATATGTTGAGCAAAAGATATGTTCAATGGACCTTGAGGGGGCTCCTATGAAAAAGGGCAGTGATTTGAACCTTTCGTTACAAGAAGAAAAGCCTTTTCTTGATGAAAGTTTAAGGAAGCAGGAGAAAGAGCCCACCAAATGGGATATTATTAGATACGGTTTATATCTCGCTCCTCTTTGGTTTGCAGTTGAG TATCTCTCGAATGCAGCCCTTGCTCGTACTAGTGTTGCAAGTACTACAGTCTTATCCTCTACTTCTGGGCTTTTTACTCTTTTCATCGGAGTGCTCCTTGGAGAAGATTCGCTGAACATGGCAAAGGTTGTTGCTGTATTTGTTAGCATGGCCGGTGTTGTCATGACGACTCTGGGAAAAACTTGGGCTGCTGATGAGTCGCAACTTAGCAGTTCAAG CGATGGAGAACGTTCACTTCTCGGGGATCTTTTTGGACTTCTATCAGCTATGTCATATGGGCTATTCACTG TGCTGCTGAAGAAGTATGCTGGCGAGGAAGGAGGAAAGGTCGATGTCCAGAAGCTTTTTGGATACATAGGTTTCTTCACTCTTGTAGCCCTTTGGTGGCTTG TTTGGCCATTAACAATTTTAGGAATTGAACCGAAATTCACGATCCCACACTCCGCTAAAACAGATGAAGTAGTTATTGCCAACGGACTGATTGGAAGTGTTCTCTCTGACTACTTCTG GGCATTGTCTGTTGTATGGACAACTCCGTTGGTTGCAACTTTGGGAATGTCTCTTACGATCCCTCTTGCAATGTTAGCTGACATGATCATACATGGTCGACATTACTCAGCGGTCTATGTCCTTGGCTCAGTCCAG GAGGCAATCGGAAACAAACTCTTTATTATAACAAGGGTAAGTTTTGGTACAACCTATCCCAAACCCAACTGA
- the LOC130802774 gene encoding uncharacterized vacuolar membrane protein YML018C-like isoform X2, whose product MNWKYNTGLFLIGTVVVIWVSSAEVTQGIYNAYKQPFAVTYLGASLMVIYLPISFLKDCFYRKMKSSSRSGKLTETVRDPMDILDSPLKYVEQKICSMDLEGAPMKKGSDLNLSLQEEKPFLDESLRKQEKEPTKWDIIRYGLYLAPLWFAVEYLSNAALARTSVASTTVLSSTSGLFTLFIGVLLGEDSLNMAKVVAVFVSMAGVVMTTLGKTWAADESQLSSSSDGERSLLGDLFGLLSAMSYGLFTVLLKKYAGEEGGKVDVQKLFGYIGFFTLVALWWLVWPLTILGIEPKFTIPHSAKTDEVVIANGLIGSVLSDYFWALSVVWTTPLVATLGMSLTIPLAMLADMIIHGRHYSAVYVLGSVQVFGGFVIANLSDWFSKKLGL is encoded by the exons atgaattggAAGTATAATACAGGTTTGTTCCTTATAGGAACTGTTGTTGTCATATGGGTTTCCTCTGCTGAAGTTACCCAG GGCATATACAATGCATATAAACAGCCATTTGCAGTGACATATCTTGGAGCATCTCTAATGGTCATTTACCTTCCCATATCCTTTTTGAAGGATTGTTTTTATCGAAAAATGAAAAGTTCATCAAGGAGTGGGAAACTTACAGAAACTGTAAGAGATCCTATGGACATACTGGATTCCCCTCTTAAATATGTTGAGCAAAAGATATGTTCAATGGACCTTGAGGGGGCTCCTATGAAAAAGGGCAGTGATTTGAACCTTTCGTTACAAGAAGAAAAGCCTTTTCTTGATGAAAGTTTAAGGAAGCAGGAGAAAGAGCCCACCAAATGGGATATTATTAGATACGGTTTATATCTCGCTCCTCTTTGGTTTGCAGTTGAG TATCTCTCGAATGCAGCCCTTGCTCGTACTAGTGTTGCAAGTACTACAGTCTTATCCTCTACTTCTGGGCTTTTTACTCTTTTCATCGGAGTGCTCCTTGGAGAAGATTCGCTGAACATGGCAAAGGTTGTTGCTGTATTTGTTAGCATGGCCGGTGTTGTCATGACGACTCTGGGAAAAACTTGGGCTGCTGATGAGTCGCAACTTAGCAGTTCAAG CGATGGAGAACGTTCACTTCTCGGGGATCTTTTTGGACTTCTATCAGCTATGTCATATGGGCTATTCACTG TGCTGCTGAAGAAGTATGCTGGCGAGGAAGGAGGAAAGGTCGATGTCCAGAAGCTTTTTGGATACATAGGTTTCTTCACTCTTGTAGCCCTTTGGTGGCTTG TTTGGCCATTAACAATTTTAGGAATTGAACCGAAATTCACGATCCCACACTCCGCTAAAACAGATGAAGTAGTTATTGCCAACGGACTGATTGGAAGTGTTCTCTCTGACTACTTCTG GGCATTGTCTGTTGTATGGACAACTCCGTTGGTTGCAACTTTGGGAATGTCTCTTACGATCCCTCTTGCAATGTTAGCTGACATGATCATACATGGTCGACATTACTCAGCGGTCTATGTCCTTGGCTCAGTCCAG